DNA from Intestinimonas massiliensis (ex Afouda et al. 2020):
TTGAGGCCGGTGGCATCGGCGCACTCCCGCTTGGTCTGGTAGATGCCCTGGTCGGCGGACCAGATCACCACCCCGCCCTTCTCCGGCGCGGCCACGGCGCACTCCGGCTCCAGGAAGGCGTGCTCGGTGGGAGGGGTGTGGTATTTCCGGGTCACCACATATTTGGACTGCCTCAGCTTCTCCTCGGCGTTGCCGCGAACCAGATGCTCGTGGGTGAGCAGATTGCCGTCGGGCTGGATCTGCGGAGCGCCGGGGGCCATGGCCTCCTGGATGGAGAGCACCGGCTGGAGCACCTCGTATTCGATCCTCACCAGGGCCCGGGCCTGGTTGAGGAGCTCGGGCGTGTCGGCGGCGATGAGGACGATGGGGTCCCCGCAGAAGTGGACCTCCTCCCCCACCGGCACCAGCACCCACTGGTCCCGCTTGAGGTGCCCCACCTTGACCTGGCCGGGCAGCTCGGCGGCGGTGAGCACCGCCCGCACCCCGGGCAGGGCCCTGGCCTCGGCCGTGTCAATGGACTTGACGATGGCTCTGGGGTACTCCGAGCGTACCGCTCCGCCGTGGAGCATGCCCGGCAGGTGGATGTCGTCGGTGTACTCGGCCACGCCCAGAGCCTTGTCCGGAGCGTCCACCCGGGGCAGGTTCTCCCCCACCCGGCCGGAGAAGTCCTCGTGGGGGACGGCCTCCCCCTCCCGGAAGATCCGGGCGGCCAGGAGCACGGCGTCCTCAATCTTCTTGTAGCCGGTGCAGCGGCAGATATTGTTGCGCAGGGCGAAGCGGACCTCCTCCCGGCTGGGGTCCGGGCTGGCGTCGATCAGGCCCTTGGCGCTCATGACCATACCGGGGGTGCAGAAGCCGCACTGGACCGCGCCGCAGTGGGTGAAGGCATAGGCGTACACGTCCTTCTCCCGCTCGGTGAGGCCCTCGCAGGTGATGACGCTCCTGCCCTCCATTTTGGAGGTCTTCTGGACACAGGCCTTTGTGGCTTTGCCGTCGATGAGGATGGTGCAGGTGCCGCACGCGCCCTCGGAACAGCCGTTCTTCACCGAGGTGAGCAGCAGCTCCTCCCGCAAAAAGGTGATGAGCTTTTCCTCTTTGTCTGTGGATACCGATTTGCCGTTTACCGTAAAGGTGAACATGTCGGGCCCTCCTTTTGTCCGGACGTATGCTTCCGTTGCCTCTAGCTTAACACCGAAAATACACAAAGGCAAGGAAAGAACATCCGTCAAAATTACCAAAAATCTAAAAAACTTTTTGGTGTAACAAAAATTTTTTAGTTTACCCCTTGACTTGCGGCGCAGGCGTGTTATGATAGGGCCAGAACGAACCAGAAAATTTTTTAGGTCTCATGATGATTGGGAGGAGACGACGGCATGAGAGAGCAAATCCGGTGGACCGACAACCATATGCCACCCAGCGGGGACCGGCAGTTGGAGATCATGTCCCTGGCCAATGTGGCCAAGGCGCGGTTTTTCCACAGCAGCTTTCCCCAGTACAGCGTGACCCCCCTGGCCCGGCTGGACGGCATGGCCCGCTACCTGGGGCTGGCCGGGCTGTTTGTAAAGGACGAATCCTTCCGGTTTGGTCTGAACGCCTTCAAGGTGCTGGGCGGCTCCTTCGCCATGGCCCGCTACATCGCCCAGCAGATGGGCCGGGACGTGTCCGAGATGACCTATGACTACCTGACCAGCGACCGGCTGAAGCAGGCGTTCGGCCAGGCCACCTTCTTCACCGCCACCGACGGCAACCACGGCCGGGGCGTGGCCTGGGCGGCCAACAAGCTGGGGCAGAAGGCCGTGGTACATATGCCCAAGGGCAGCTCCCGGGCCCGGTTCGACAACATCGCCCGCGAGGGCGCCGCCGTCACCATCGAGGCGGTCAACTACGACGCGTGCGTGCGCATGGCCGCCGCAGAGGCCGCGGGGACCGAGCACGGCGTCATCGTGCAGGATACCGCCTGGGACGGCTACGAGGAGATCCCCTCCTGGATCATGCAGGGTTACGGCACCATGGCCAGCGAGAGTGCCGACCAGCTCCGGCAGATGGGAATCAACCGGCCCACCCACGTGTTCGTCCAGGCGGGAGTCGGGTCCCTGGCCGGCGCGGTCATCGGATACTACACCAACCTTTTTCCCAACGATCCTCCCAAGTTCGTGGTGATGGAGGCCCGGGCGGCCGACTGCCTCTACCGGGGGGCCCTGGCCGGGGACGGAGCACCCCGGATCGTGGAGGGCGATCTCCAGACCATCATGGCCGGGTTGGCCTGCGGCGAGCCCAACACCCTGTCCTGGGACATCCTGCGCAACCACACCACCGCCTTTGTCTCCTGCCCCGACTGGGTCAGCGCACGGGGGATGCGGATGCTGGGCGTACCGGTGAAGGGGGACCCGGTGGTCATCTCCGGCGAGTCCGGTGCGGTGGGCATGGGTCTCATCGCCGCTCTGATGGAGACCGACGAGTACCGGGACCTGCGGGACGTCATCGGGCTGGACCGCTTCAGCCAGGTGCTGCTGTTCTCCACCGAGGGCAACACCGACCCCATGAAATTCCGCAAAGTGCTCTGGGATGGGGAGTACCCCACCGTATAAATCTGTGGTACAATTAAAATTGATACGATCAATGGAGGGCTTTCAAATGGACTTTGAGAAAATCAAGGCGGCTGCCGCAGGCTACAGCGCCGACATGAACCGTTTCCTCCGCGCCATGATCTCCCATCCCAGCGAGAGCTGCGAGGAGAAGGAGGTCGTGGCCTGCATCCGATCCGAGATGGAGAAGCTGGGCTACGACAAGGTGGAAGTGGACGGCCTGGGCAACGTCATCGGCTGGATGGGCGAAGGCGACAAGATCATCGCCATCGACTCCCACATCGACACCGTGGGCGTCGGCAACCGCGGCAACTGGACCCACGACCCCTACGAGGGCTACGAGGACGACGCGGTGATCTACGGCCGCGGCGGCTCCGACCAGGAGGGCGGCATGGCCTCCGCCGTTTACGGCGCCAAGATCATGAAGGATCTGGGCCTCATCCCCGCCGGCTACCGGATCATGGTGGTGGGCTCCGTGCAGGAGGAGGACTGCGACGGCATGTGCTGGCAGTACATCGTCAACCAGTTCTTCCCCGCCAACCGCATCCAGAAGGAGCAGGTGGAATTCGTCATCTCCACCGAGCCCACCGACGGCGGCATCTACCGCGGCCACCGGGGCCGCATGGAGATCCGGGTGGACGTGAAGGGCGTGTCCTGCCACGGCTCCGCCCCCGAGCGGGGCGACAACGCCATCTACAAGATGGCCGACATTCTCCAGGATGTCCGCGCCCTCAACGAAAACCCCGCCGACGACACCGTGGAGATCAAGGGCCTGGTAAAAATGCTGGACCCCAAGTACAACCCCGAGCACTACGAGGACGCCCGCTTCCTGGGCCGGGGCACCTGCACCACCTCTCAGATTTTTTACACCTCTCCCAGCCGCTGCGCCGTGGCCGACTCCTGCGCCATCTCCATCGACCGCCGCATGACCGCCGGCGAGACCTGGGACTCCTGTCTCCAGGAGATCCGGGACCTGCCCAGCGTGAAGAAGTATGGCCAGGACGTATCCGTGTCCATGTATATGTACGACCGGCCCTCCTGGACTGGCGAGGTATATGAGACCGAGTGCTACTTCCCCACCTGGATCAACAAGGCCAGCGCCGCCCATGTCCAGGCCCTGGCCGACGCCCACCACGCCCTGTTCGGCGCGGAGCGCATCGGCCATGCCGACGCCGATCCCGCCCGGGACGCCATGCACCTGCGCGCCGGCCGCCCCCTCACCGACAAGTGGACCTTCTCCACCAACGGCGTGGCCATCCAGGGCCGGTACGGCATTCCCTGCGTGGGCTTCGGCCCCGGCGCCGAAAGCCAGGCTCACGCCCCCAACGAGATCACCTGGAAGCAGGACCTGGTGACCTGCGCCGCCCTGTACGCCGCTGTGCCCGGCCTCTACAAAGAGGAGAACAAGACCGGCGACGCAACCCAGTTCCGCGCCACCCTCACCGACAACGACATCCGCTAAACAAAGAATAAAGGAGAATGCCATTATGGATCAGACCCTTCAGATGTATATTGACAAGCTCAACAAGCTCAACTTCCGGGAGATGTACGAGGGCGACTTCTTCCTGACCTGGGAGAAGTCCGACGACGAGCTGGAAGCCGTGTTTACCGTGGCCGACGCCCTGCGCTATATGCGCGAGCACAACATCTCCACCAAGGTGTTCGACTCCGGTCTGGGCATCTCCCTGTTCCGGGACAACTCCACCCGCACCCGTTTCTCCTTTGCCAGCGCCTGCAACCTGCTGGGTCTGGAGGTCCAGGACCTGGACGAGGGCAAGAGCCAGATCGCCCACGGCGAGACCGTCCGCGAGACGGCCAACATGATCTCCTTCATGGCCGACGTCATCGGCATCCGGGACGACATGTATATCGGCAAGGGCAACCAATACATGCACGACGTGGTGGACGCCGTCACCGAGGGCCACCGGGACGGGGTTCTGGAGCAGAAGCCCACCCTGGTGAACCTCCAGTGCGACATCGACCACCCCACCCAGTGCATGGCCGACATGCTGCACATCATCCATACGTTCGGCGGCGTGGAGAATCTGAAGGGCAAAAAGGTAGCCATGACCTGGGCCTACTCCCCCAGCTATGGCAAGCCCCTCAGCGTGCCCCAGGGCGTCATCGGCCTGATGACCCGCTTCGGCATGGACGTGGTGCTGGCCCACCCCGAGGGGTATGAGGTCATGCCCGAGGTGGAGGCGGTGGCCCGGGCCAACGCCGCCAAGACCGGCGGCACCTTCACCAAGACCAACTCCATGGCCGAGGCCTTTGCCGGCGCCGACATCGTCTACCCCAAGAGCTGGGCCCCCTTCGCCGCCATGGAGAAGCGCACCGACCTGTACGCCCAGGGCGACAGCGCGGGCATCCAGGCCCTGGAGCAGGAGCTTCTGGCCCAAAATGCCCAGCACAAGGACTGGTGCTGCACCGAGGAGCTGATGAAGACCACCAAGGATGGCAAGGCCCTGTACCTGCACTGCCTGCCCGCCGACATCAACGGCGTGTCCTGCGTGGACGGCGAGGTGGAGGCCAGCGTCTTTGACCGCTACCGCACCCCCCTGTATCAGGAGGCCAGCTTCAAGCCCTACGTCATCGCGGCCATGATCTTCCTAGCCAAGGTAAAGGACCCCCAGGCCACCCTGAAGGCCCTGGAAGAGCGCGCCGCCGCCCGCTGGTTCCAGAAGTAATTTCCTCTTGCTCCATCCATGACCCGCCCCTCCCTCCACCGCGCCGGGGCGGGTCATGTCTGTTTTTACTGCAATACAGGAGGTATTATCGAAATATGGGTAAACGAATCGTTATCGCCTTGGGCGGCAACGCGCTGGGCAGCAACCTGCCGGAGCAGATGGTCGCCGTAAAGCAGACCGCCCGGGCCATCGTGGACCTCATCCAGGAGGGGCACCAGGTGGTCATCGCCCACGGAAACGGACCTCAGGTGGGGATGATCCAGAAGGCCATGACCGAGCTGACCCGCTCTGACCCTGACAAGTATATTCCCTGTCCTCTGTCTGTCTGCGTAGCCATGAGCCAGGGCTACATCGGCTATGATCTGCAAAACGGCCTGCGGGAGGAGATGCTGGACCGGGGCATCTCCAAGGGGGTGGCCACGGTGCTGACCCAGGTGGAGGTGGACCCGGACGACCCCGCCTTCCGGCACCCCACCAAGCCCATCGGGGCCTTTATGACCCGGGAGGAGGCCGAACGCATGGTGGCCGAGCGGGGCTATGACGTCATCGAGGACGCCGGCCGGGGCTACCGCCGGGTGGTGGCCTCCCCCCGGCCCCAGTCCATCGTGGAAATCGAGTCCATCCGGGACATGGTGGAGGCCGGCCTGGTGGTGGTGGCCTGCGGCGGCGGCGGCATCCCCGTTTTTAAGACCCGGGGACACCATTTGAAGGGCGCGGCCGCCGTCATCGACAAGGATTTCGCCTCCTGCACTCTGGCCCAGCAGTTGGACGCCGACTGCCTCATCATCCTCACCGCCGTGGAAAAGGTGGCGGTGCACTTTGGCAAACCGGAACAGAAGTGGCTGGACCGCCTGACTCCCGACCAGGCCCGGATCTATATGGGCGAGGGGCACTTCGCCCCCGGCTCCATGCTTCCCAAGGTGCAGGCCGCCGTCCAGTTTGCCGAGTCCAAACCTGGGCGCACCGCGCTCATCACACTGCTGGAAAAAGCCAAGGACGGCATTGCCGGCCGAACCGGCACTGTCATTTCCCTTTGACCCCGCCTCCCCTTCCCTTCCCCATGCCACGCTTTCCCACATGCCGGAGGGCGGCCCCGCAGTGCGGGGCCGCCCTCCGGCACTCCATTTTTTCCCTCTTGACAAAACGCCTGTTCGAGTTATAATAATGGTACAAATGTTCTATTGGGAGGGGGCGCAGCCCGTGGAGCTGCTGGACAAGCTGACCATTCTCACCGATGCGGCCAAATATGATGCCGCCTGCACCTCCAGCGGCCTGGACCGGGCCGGGCGGCCGGGGCGGTTGGGCTCCACGGTGCTGGCAGGGTGCTGCCACTCCTTTTCCGCCGACGGCCGCTGCGTCACCCTTTTCAAGGTCCTGCTGACCAACGTGTGCGTCTACGACTGCCAGTACTGCGTCAACCGCCGATCCAGCGACGTGCCCCGGGCCGCCTTCACGCCCCGGGAGCTGGCCGAGCTCACCATCCAGTTCTACCGCCGCAACTACATCGAGGGGCTGTTCCTCTCCTCCGCCGTGCTGAAAAACCCGGACTACACCACCGAGCGCATGATCGAGACTCTGCGTATCGTCCGGCAGGACTACGGCTTCGCCGGGTACATCCACGCCAAAGCCATCCCCGGGGCGGACCCGCTGCTGACCTGGCGGCTGGGCCTGCTGGCCGACCGGCTCTCCGTCAACATCGAGCTGCCCTCGGAGCAGAGCCTGGCCCTGCTGGCCCCGGACAAGAAGAGGGACGCCATCCTGTCTCCCATGCGGCAGATCCGGGACGGGGTGGCCCGCTCCAGCCAGGAGCTCAAACAGTACCGGGGCGCCCCCCGATTCGCCCCGGCGGGCCAGTCCACCCAGATGATCATCGGCGCCACCCCGGAGACCGACCTGCACATCCTCCGCCTCACCGAGGCCCTCTACCAGAAATACCGGCTCAAGCGGGTCTTTTACTCGGCCTATCTGCCGGTGTCGGACAGCGCCCTTCTCCCCGCCCGGCGGGATTTTCAGCCGCCCCTGCTGCGGGAGCACCGGCTCTACCAGGCGGACTGGCTCCTGCGTTACTACCACTTCACCGCCGCCGAGCTGCTGGACGAGGCTCACCCCGACTTCGACCCCCGGGTGGACCCCAAATGCTCCTGGGCCCTCAACCACCTGGAGCAGTTTCCGGTAGAGGTCAACCGGGCCGATTATGAGATTCTGCTCCGGGTCCCGGGCATCGGCGTCCGCTCAGCCCGGCGCATCCTCACCGCCCGGCGGGTGGGGCCCCTCACCTTCGAGGGACTCAAGCGGCTGGGCGTGGTCCTCAAGCGGGCTCAGTATTTCCTCACCTGCTCCGGACGGATGCTCCCCGGCCTCAGCCGGGTGCGCCCGGACGGCGTCCTGCGCCGTCTGGTGGCGCTGGAGCAGCCCGCCCTGGCAGGCCCCGCCCCGGAGCAGCTCTCTCTGTTTCACCCCACCGGTTAGGAGGTGCCCCATGTCCCAATGGCCCCAGTTCCAGTATACCTACGACGGCAGCTTTGCCGGATTCCTCTGCTGCGTCTACGAGAGCTACGTCCGCAGGGAGCTGCCCGTCTGCTTCGCCATGGCGGAGGACCCCCGCCTCACCCTGTGGCCCGACCGGGCGGTGGAGACCTGCCGGGAGCACGCCGAGCGGGTCTACCGCTCCCTGGCCCGGCGCATCTGCCTGGAGGCCCAGCGCTGGGTGGTCCGCGGCTTTCTCACCTGCATGCCGGAGAAGGAACGGCGGCTTTACGACTTTATCCGGCTGGGCTACAGCGTGGGCCCGGCGGCGGTACGGGACCTGACCGATCCCCGGGTGGCCGCCCTGCACACCGCCCTGCTCCACCTGAATGGGGAGGTCCACCTGCTGCGCGGCTTTGTCCGCTTCTCCCAGCAGGAGGGGGCCCTGGTGGCCGAAATCGAGCCCAAAAACCGGGTCCTCCCCCTGCTGCGGCCCCACTTCTGCGCCCGGTACTCCGGGGAGCGCTTCGTCATCTACGACCGCACCCACCGGGAGGCTCTCTTCTACCAGCCCGGGCGGTGGGCCATCGTCCCCCTGGACCGGTTCGAGGTGGCCGCCCCCAACCAGGCCGAGCGGGACTACCGGCGGCTGTGGCGGCGGTTCTACGATACCATCGCCATCGAGGAGCGCCGCAATCCCAAATGCCGCATGACCCACATGCCCAAGCGCTACTGGAACACCATGACGGAATTTCAAACGGACCCGGCCCCCGCCGGGAGAAAGGAACGGATGGAATGAAGAATGTGAAAATCACCGTGCTCCGCAAACAGCTCAACGAGGACCTGGCGGAACGATACCTCACCGACGGGAAGGACGTGGAATGCGCTTTCTATCAGGTGGGCGACACCTTCCTCTACACCGGCGGAGCGGAGATGCCGGAGGGCTTCTGCCCCTGGGCCTGGATCGACGTCTACCGGAGCGTCTCGGCCCTCTCCGCCGGGGCCACCTGCACCCCCTGGCAGAAGCGGGACGGGGTGAGCGTGGTATGCTGCACCGACGGCATCCGGCCCGTTACCTTCCTGCTGGAGGCTCTGGAAGCGCTTCCCGGATAGAAAACATGCGCCCGCCCGGCTTTCAACCGGGCGGGCGCATGTTCATGCTTTTTTCAGGATGGCCTCCAGACGCTCCGCCGGGACCGAACCGATGGGGCGGAGGGGGCGATGTTCTTCTCAAACCAGGCCACATCGCGCCACCAGTCGCACGGGAAGCCTGTGCTGCGGTAGGTCACCAGCCGCCGGAATCCCATGGCCTGGTGGAGCCCCCCGCTCTTCCCGTTGGGCACCGTGACCCCGCCGCAGACCGTCTTGACCCCCTGGAGCGCCAGAATCTCCAGCAGGGCCGCGCTGTCGGCGGCCGCTACAAACCGGGATGTCATCCGCTTCTCTCCTCCCCTCACCTTACCAAGCGGGGGCCGACTGGGGCGCCGCTTCCGTCTTCCGGTAGGCCATGCCGCCGAAGTCCCGGTCCAGCCAGGGGTCCAGGGGGGCGCCCTCCTCCACTGCGGCAAAGAAACGGCCGATCTGTTCTGCCGCCACCGGGACCGCCCGCTCCAGCAGCCTCCCCAGGACTCGGCTGCTCTCGGCGCTGGCCGGAGCGGGGACGGCCTCCAGGATCATTCCTCTGGCCCCCGCCAGGACTGGGAGGCGCCCACACAGCCGGTCGGCCGCCCGACCGGCCCGGGTACCGCTCACCCGGGCCAGCAGCGCCGTGTCCCGCCGCATGGCCAGATAGCCCTTTCGGAACTCCGCCGGCCCCGCCGTACCATAGGCCAGCGCCGCGGCCTTGCAGACCGCCTCCCCGGCGGGGGGCGGCAGATGCGCCCGCCGGGCGTCCAGTCCGGCCCGCTCCATCAGCAGCCGGTCAAACTCCGCCTCCATGGCCAGGTGGGCCAGCTCCCCCCGGGCGGCCCGGGCCTCCACATAGGGGTGGCAGGTGCTGTCCAGCGCCAAATGGCACAAAAATCCGGCGGCGTAGCCCCGGCTCATGGGCACGCACTCCTCCACCGCCGCCCGCAGCCGCCGGAAGGCGGGCAGGGCGGAGCATTTGTGCATCTTCAGCCCCTCCCGCCGGGCCGGGTTGCCGGTGGCAGGATGGTAGAAAAACAGAGGGTCGGGGCCCAGGCAGCCCAGATCAAAGGCCGCCCGCTCCCCCTCCAGCGAGGTCCGGAGTTCCTCCGGGAGCTGGGCCAGGACCCTGGCGCCAAAGGTCAGATGTGCAAAGTAATTGGGCATGGGATTTTCTTCCTCTCCAAAGACAAACAGTCCGGCGGCCTGCGGCCCGCCGGACTGTCGAACGGGCGTCAGCCGCCCAGGTATGCTTTTTTGACCGCCTCGTCGGCCAGGAGCTCGGTGCCGGTGCCGGAGGTGACGATGCGTCCCGTCTCCAGCACGTAGCCCCGGTCGGCCACCGACAGGGCCATCTGTGCGTTCTGTTCTACCAGCAGGATGGTGGTGCCACCCGCGTGGAGGGTCTTGACGATGTCGAAGATCTCGTCCACCAGGATGGGGGCCAGACCCATGGAGGGCTCGTCCAGCATCAGCAGCTTGGGCTTGGACATGATGGCCCGGCCCATGGCCAGCATCTGCTGCTCGCCGCCGGACAGCGTGCCGGCCACCTGTCTGCGCCGCTCCTTCAGGCGGGGGAAGCGCTGGTACACCACTTCCATGCTCTCGTCCAGCTCACTCTTGGGCCGGGTGTAGCCGCCCATCTCCAGGTTCTCCTCCACCGACATCTGGGTGAACACCCGGCGCCCCTCGGGCACATGGGCCAGGCCCATCTCCACGATCTTGTGGGGCTTGATCCCCGCCAGGGGCCTGCCCAGAAATTCCATCCCGCCGGTCTTGGTGTGGAGCAGGCCGGAGATGGTCTTGAGGATGGTGGACTTGCCCGCGCCGTTGGCGCCGATGAGGGTGACGATCTCCCCCTCCTCCACGTGGAAGGACACGTCCTTAATGGCGTGGATGGCGCCGTAGTACACGTTGATGGTTTCCACATTGAGCATCATGGCGTCATCCCTCCTTGTTGCTGCCCAGGTAGGCCTTGATGACCTCTGGGTTGTTCTGGATGTCCTCGGCGGTACCCTTGGCGATGACCTGACCGAAGTTGAGCACGCAGATGCCCTCGCAGATGCCCATGACCAGGCTCATGTCGTGCTCGATGAGCATGATGGCGATCTGGAAGGTATCCCGGATCTTGACGATGTTGTCCATCAGCTCACTGGTCTCGGAGGGATTCATGCCCGCCGCCGGCTCGTCTAGCAGCAGCAGGGACGGGTTGGTGCCCAGGGCCCGGACGATCTCCAGACGCCGCTGGGCGCCGTAAGGCAGGCTGCCCGCCTCGTGGCCGGCCAGGTCCTGCATGTCAAAGATGCTCAGCAGCTCCATGGCCCGCCCCCGGGCAATCTCCCCCCCCCGCCAGTAGCCCGGCAGACGGAGGATGGCCGCCGGCAGGCGGTAGTCCATCTCATTGTGCAGGCCGATGAGCACGTTGTCCAGCACGCTCAGGCTCTTGAACAGGCGGATGTTCTGGAAGGTGCGGGCGATGCCCAGCTTATTGACCTGGATGGTGTTCAGACCGGCGGTATCGTGGCCGTCCAGCAGGATGGTGCCCCGGGGGGGGTGGTACACCTTGGTCAGCAGATTGAATACCGTGGTCTTGCCCGCGCCGTTGGGGCCGATCAGGCCGGCGATCTCGGTGCGGCCGATGGCCATGTTGAAGTCGTTGACGGCGGTCAGGCCGCCGAAGTCGATGCCCAGGTGGCGGCACTCGAGGATGGGGCTCTTGTCCACGTCCCGCTCTGGGATGATGTTGGGGTTGGGCACCGGCACCAGCTTGGCCTCGGGTATGCGTCGATTGGCGGCTGCACTCATTTCTGAGCCCCCTCCTTTCCCGTTCTGGTCCCGCCGTTCATCAGCTTCTCCAAGATGCGGGACAGGGAGAAGTCATAGGTGCCCATGAGGCCCTTGGGGCGGAAGATCATCATCAGCACCAGCAGCAGGGAGTAGGCCACCATCCGGTAGTCCGCCACCGAGCGCAGCAGCTCAGGCAGAATGGTGAGCACCGTGGCCGACAGGACGGAGCCCAGCATGGAGCCCATGCCGCCCAGCACCACCATGACCAGGATCTCGATGGACTTCATGAATTTAAAGGTGGAGGGGTACAGGGAGCCCAGATATCCGGCGTACAGGCAGCCGGCGATGCCCGCGAAGAAGGCGGACAGAACGAAGGCCATGACCTTGTAATAGGTGGTGTTGACGCCGCAGGACTCGGCGGCGATCTCATTCTCCCGGATGGACAGGATGGCCCGGCCGTGGCGGGATTTCATCACCATGTGGATGATCAGGCAGGTAAGAGCCACGCAGAGGAACACCAGCGTGAAGCTGGAGATCTTGGGGATGCGCTTGAGGCCGGCGGCGCCGTAGGTAAACTTGAAGCCCAGCACCGAGTCGATGTTGGTCAGGACCACCCGGATGATCTCGCCGAAGCCCAGGGTGATGATGGCCAGATAGTCGCCCTTCAGCCGCAGGGCGGGGATGCCGATGATGAGGCCGAAGATACCCGCCATGATACCGGACAG
Protein-coding regions in this window:
- the dpaL gene encoding diaminopropionate ammonia-lyase, which produces MREQIRWTDNHMPPSGDRQLEIMSLANVAKARFFHSSFPQYSVTPLARLDGMARYLGLAGLFVKDESFRFGLNAFKVLGGSFAMARYIAQQMGRDVSEMTYDYLTSDRLKQAFGQATFFTATDGNHGRGVAWAANKLGQKAVVHMPKGSSRARFDNIAREGAAVTIEAVNYDACVRMAAAEAAGTEHGVIVQDTAWDGYEEIPSWIMQGYGTMASESADQLRQMGINRPTHVFVQAGVGSLAGAVIGYYTNLFPNDPPKFVVMEARAADCLYRGALAGDGAPRIVEGDLQTIMAGLACGEPNTLSWDILRNHTTAFVSCPDWVSARGMRMLGVPVKGDPVVISGESGAVGMGLIAALMETDEYRDLRDVIGLDRFSQVLLFSTEGNTDPMKFRKVLWDGEYPTV
- a CDS encoding YgeY family selenium metabolism-linked hydrolase yields the protein MDFEKIKAAAAGYSADMNRFLRAMISHPSESCEEKEVVACIRSEMEKLGYDKVEVDGLGNVIGWMGEGDKIIAIDSHIDTVGVGNRGNWTHDPYEGYEDDAVIYGRGGSDQEGGMASAVYGAKIMKDLGLIPAGYRIMVVGSVQEEDCDGMCWQYIVNQFFPANRIQKEQVEFVISTEPTDGGIYRGHRGRMEIRVDVKGVSCHGSAPERGDNAIYKMADILQDVRALNENPADDTVEIKGLVKMLDPKYNPEHYEDARFLGRGTCTTSQIFYTSPSRCAVADSCAISIDRRMTAGETWDSCLQEIRDLPSVKKYGQDVSVSMYMYDRPSWTGEVYETECYFPTWINKASAAHVQALADAHHALFGAERIGHADADPARDAMHLRAGRPLTDKWTFSTNGVAIQGRYGIPCVGFGPGAESQAHAPNEITWKQDLVTCAALYAAVPGLYKEENKTGDATQFRATLTDNDIR
- the ygeW gene encoding knotted carbamoyltransferase YgeW encodes the protein MDQTLQMYIDKLNKLNFREMYEGDFFLTWEKSDDELEAVFTVADALRYMREHNISTKVFDSGLGISLFRDNSTRTRFSFASACNLLGLEVQDLDEGKSQIAHGETVRETANMISFMADVIGIRDDMYIGKGNQYMHDVVDAVTEGHRDGVLEQKPTLVNLQCDIDHPTQCMADMLHIIHTFGGVENLKGKKVAMTWAYSPSYGKPLSVPQGVIGLMTRFGMDVVLAHPEGYEVMPEVEAVARANAAKTGGTFTKTNSMAEAFAGADIVYPKSWAPFAAMEKRTDLYAQGDSAGIQALEQELLAQNAQHKDWCCTEELMKTTKDGKALYLHCLPADINGVSCVDGEVEASVFDRYRTPLYQEASFKPYVIAAMIFLAKVKDPQATLKALEERAAARWFQK
- the arcC gene encoding carbamate kinase, giving the protein MGKRIVIALGGNALGSNLPEQMVAVKQTARAIVDLIQEGHQVVIAHGNGPQVGMIQKAMTELTRSDPDKYIPCPLSVCVAMSQGYIGYDLQNGLREEMLDRGISKGVATVLTQVEVDPDDPAFRHPTKPIGAFMTREEAERMVAERGYDVIEDAGRGYRRVVASPRPQSIVEIESIRDMVEAGLVVVACGGGGIPVFKTRGHHLKGAAAVIDKDFASCTLAQQLDADCLIILTAVEKVAVHFGKPEQKWLDRLTPDQARIYMGEGHFAPGSMLPKVQAAVQFAESKPGRTALITLLEKAKDGIAGRTGTVISL
- a CDS encoding putative DNA modification/repair radical SAM protein; protein product: MELLDKLTILTDAAKYDAACTSSGLDRAGRPGRLGSTVLAGCCHSFSADGRCVTLFKVLLTNVCVYDCQYCVNRRSSDVPRAAFTPRELAELTIQFYRRNYIEGLFLSSAVLKNPDYTTERMIETLRIVRQDYGFAGYIHAKAIPGADPLLTWRLGLLADRLSVNIELPSEQSLALLAPDKKRDAILSPMRQIRDGVARSSQELKQYRGAPRFAPAGQSTQMIIGATPETDLHILRLTEALYQKYRLKRVFYSAYLPVSDSALLPARRDFQPPLLREHRLYQADWLLRYYHFTAAELLDEAHPDFDPRVDPKCSWALNHLEQFPVEVNRADYEILLRVPGIGVRSARRILTARRVGPLTFEGLKRLGVVLKRAQYFLTCSGRMLPGLSRVRPDGVLRRLVALEQPALAGPAPEQLSLFHPTG
- a CDS encoding TIGR03915 family putative DNA repair protein; this encodes MSQWPQFQYTYDGSFAGFLCCVYESYVRRELPVCFAMAEDPRLTLWPDRAVETCREHAERVYRSLARRICLEAQRWVVRGFLTCMPEKERRLYDFIRLGYSVGPAAVRDLTDPRVAALHTALLHLNGEVHLLRGFVRFSQQEGALVAEIEPKNRVLPLLRPHFCARYSGERFVIYDRTHREALFYQPGRWAIVPLDRFEVAAPNQAERDYRRLWRRFYDTIAIEERRNPKCRMTHMPKRYWNTMTEFQTDPAPAGRKERME
- a CDS encoding TIGR04076 family protein, with protein sequence MKNVKITVLRKQLNEDLAERYLTDGKDVECAFYQVGDTFLYTGGAEMPEGFCPWAWIDVYRSVSALSAGATCTPWQKRDGVSVVCCTDGIRPVTFLLEALEALPG
- a CDS encoding GNAT family N-acetyltransferase; this encodes MTSRFVAAADSAALLEILALQGVKTVCGGVTVPNGKSGGLHQAMGFRRLVTYRSTGFPCDWWRDVAWFEKNIAPSAPSVRSRRSVWRPS
- a CDS encoding zinc dependent phospholipase C family protein translates to MPNYFAHLTFGARVLAQLPEELRTSLEGERAAFDLGCLGPDPLFFYHPATGNPARREGLKMHKCSALPAFRRLRAAVEECVPMSRGYAAGFLCHLALDSTCHPYVEARAARGELAHLAMEAEFDRLLMERAGLDARRAHLPPPAGEAVCKAAALAYGTAGPAEFRKGYLAMRRDTALLARVSGTRAGRAADRLCGRLPVLAGARGMILEAVPAPASAESSRVLGRLLERAVPVAAEQIGRFFAAVEEGAPLDPWLDRDFGGMAYRKTEAAPQSAPAW
- a CDS encoding ABC transporter ATP-binding protein, translating into MLNVETINVYYGAIHAIKDVSFHVEEGEIVTLIGANGAGKSTILKTISGLLHTKTGGMEFLGRPLAGIKPHKIVEMGLAHVPEGRRVFTQMSVEENLEMGGYTRPKSELDESMEVVYQRFPRLKERRRQVAGTLSGGEQQMLAMGRAIMSKPKLLMLDEPSMGLAPILVDEIFDIVKTLHAGGTTILLVEQNAQMALSVADRGYVLETGRIVTSGTGTELLADEAVKKAYLGG